The following are encoded together in the Pedobacter sp. D749 genome:
- a CDS encoding alpha/beta hydrolase, protein MPNNKVYPLSILFLTLLFCSLSSMGQIILQDKKYHVDTKIFSQTDSGTLKLDIYYSGKITETKPTVLFIFGGGFIMGHRDSKLFDQYFNTLLAHHYKVVSVDYRLGLKGKKFPGPFNTANLKSAIDTATTDVFDATAYLIKNAKELGIDTAMIILSGSSAGAITALHADYNKRNATALSAKLPQHFQYKGVISFAGAILSYHGAPKYAIPPAPTMLFHGTADNLVPYNKVRLLNRGFFGSKYLARTFKKNGYPYYFQYVQNMGHEIAGSPMTENLPDILWFIDNYIIKQKHYFMEVDFKDADKKPTFSIPPALKKR, encoded by the coding sequence ATGCCCAATAATAAAGTATATCCGCTAAGCATACTGTTCCTTACGCTTTTATTCTGTTCTCTATCCTCAATGGGGCAAATTATACTCCAGGATAAAAAATATCACGTAGATACTAAAATATTTTCGCAAACAGATTCAGGTACACTAAAGTTAGATATTTATTATAGTGGTAAAATAACAGAAACTAAACCCACAGTGCTTTTTATATTTGGCGGTGGCTTTATAATGGGCCACAGAGATAGCAAATTATTTGATCAATATTTTAACACTTTATTAGCACATCACTATAAAGTAGTTTCAGTTGACTATCGACTTGGTCTAAAGGGAAAGAAATTTCCTGGTCCGTTTAATACCGCTAACTTAAAATCTGCTATTGATACCGCTACTACAGATGTTTTCGATGCAACAGCCTATCTGATCAAAAATGCGAAAGAACTTGGTATTGATACGGCTATGATTATTTTATCAGGATCAAGTGCTGGCGCTATTACCGCGCTACATGCCGACTATAACAAGCGAAATGCCACCGCATTATCGGCTAAATTACCACAGCACTTTCAATACAAAGGTGTAATTTCTTTTGCCGGGGCAATACTAAGTTATCATGGTGCGCCAAAATATGCTATACCACCAGCACCTACCATGCTTTTCCATGGTACAGCCGATAACCTTGTACCCTATAACAAAGTAAGATTACTGAACAGAGGATTTTTTGGTTCTAAATATCTTGCGCGCACTTTTAAAAAAAACGGATATCCGTATTATTTTCAGTATGTACAAAATATGGGGCACGAAATAGCCGGATCACCAATGACTGAAAACCTGCCTGATATTCTGTGGTTTATAGATAATTACATCATTAAACAAAAACACTACTTTATGGAAGTAGACTTTAAAGACGCCGACAAAAAACCAACCTTTAGCATACCCCCTGCTTTAAAAAAGAGGTAG
- a CDS encoding Gfo/Idh/MocA family protein, whose translation MQEIRWGIIGCGDVTEIKSGPAFNKVNNSKLVAVMRRDSAKAADYAKRHQVPKWYDNASQLINDPEVNAIYIATPPLQHEAYTIEALKAGKPVYVEKPMTLDADAAQRMNDAAKKLKVKLCVAHYRRAQPMFLKVKELLAAPTIGDVRLVRLKMLQSPNPALIAKTADNWRINPAISGGGLFHDLAPHQLDLMTYYFGAVKNAMGIATKQQENTEVDDLVAGNILFENGIVFSGTWCFSAASKDQADSCVIYGSKGHINFPMFGNKIMVTTDKSSEEYVFEPLQHVQQPMIEKVVDYFLGKGQNPCSGEDALITMKLMDDFTRK comes from the coding sequence ATGCAAGAAATCAGATGGGGCATTATTGGCTGTGGGGATGTAACTGAAATAAAAAGTGGCCCAGCTTTTAATAAAGTAAACAACTCCAAACTTGTTGCAGTAATGCGCCGCGACAGTGCTAAAGCTGCCGATTATGCCAAACGGCATCAGGTACCTAAATGGTATGATAATGCTTCTCAACTGATCAACGACCCGGAAGTTAATGCCATTTACATTGCTACGCCACCGCTACAGCACGAAGCTTATACTATTGAAGCCTTAAAAGCTGGCAAGCCGGTATATGTAGAAAAACCCATGACTTTAGATGCTGATGCTGCTCAGCGCATGAATGATGCTGCCAAAAAATTAAAGGTTAAACTTTGCGTGGCCCATTATCGCCGTGCCCAACCCATGTTCTTAAAAGTTAAAGAACTATTGGCTGCACCTACCATTGGCGATGTTCGTTTAGTCCGGCTAAAAATGCTCCAGTCGCCTAACCCTGCACTAATTGCAAAAACAGCAGACAATTGGCGGATCAATCCAGCCATTTCTGGTGGTGGTTTATTTCATGACTTGGCTCCGCATCAATTAGATCTCATGACTTATTATTTCGGTGCTGTAAAAAATGCTATGGGTATTGCTACTAAGCAACAGGAAAACACCGAAGTTGATGATTTGGTTGCAGGAAATATCCTTTTCGAAAATGGCATTGTTTTCAGCGGTACCTGGTGTTTCTCTGCTGCTTCAAAGGATCAAGCTGATAGTTGCGTAATATATGGCTCAAAAGGTCACATCAATTTTCCCATGTTTGGCAATAAAATTATGGTTACAACCGATAAATCAAGTGAAGAATATGTATTTGAGCCTTTACAGCATGTTCAACAACCCATGATTGAAAAAGTAGTTGATTACTTTTTAGGCAAAGGGCAAAATCCATGTAGTGGCGAAGATGCGTTGATTACCATGAAGTTAATGGATGATTTTACAAGGAAGTAA
- a CDS encoding zinc-binding alcohol dehydrogenase family protein, with translation MKAAVMYKKGELPQYVDFEEPVVQNDQEILVRVKAVAIKHFDKGKAAGTHYSSDAPKATGRVIGADGVCLLEDGTRVYGMGISGMLAEKATIEKCRMVKLPEGLSDATAAALANAVIGSAMALRFKAAIQPGDVVLINGATGFTGMVAVQIAKHYGAAKVIATGRNVQSLQNLLKLGADEIIGITPDNSAFLSQVKQHHQEKPIDVIIDYLWGCTAELLLSSLMGQGAFTNKVRFVSVGSMAGDLIQLSAANLRIVDLQLTGSGLGSWSKEQVGLLFTEILPQMFQLAADGKLKVETIEVKLADISGLWNLEVADGKRLVVII, from the coding sequence ATGAAAGCAGCAGTAATGTATAAAAAAGGGGAATTACCCCAATATGTAGATTTTGAAGAACCAGTAGTCCAAAACGATCAGGAAATATTGGTGCGTGTAAAGGCCGTTGCCATTAAACATTTCGATAAAGGCAAAGCAGCAGGTACACATTATTCCAGCGATGCACCAAAAGCAACAGGCCGTGTGATCGGTGCAGATGGCGTATGCCTGCTCGAAGATGGTACACGGGTTTATGGGATGGGCATAAGTGGAATGCTGGCAGAAAAAGCAACTATAGAAAAGTGCAGGATGGTGAAATTGCCTGAAGGCTTAAGTGATGCAACGGCCGCTGCATTGGCCAATGCCGTTATTGGCTCGGCCATGGCCTTAAGGTTTAAAGCGGCTATCCAACCTGGAGACGTGGTGTTGATTAATGGCGCTACTGGTTTTACCGGAATGGTAGCCGTGCAGATTGCGAAACATTATGGCGCAGCAAAAGTAATTGCAACAGGCAGGAATGTACAATCGCTTCAAAATTTATTAAAACTTGGTGCAGACGAAATCATCGGGATTACCCCCGATAATTCAGCATTTTTATCGCAGGTGAAACAGCACCATCAGGAAAAACCAATAGACGTGATTATTGATTACCTCTGGGGCTGTACCGCTGAATTGTTGTTATCCAGTTTAATGGGGCAGGGGGCATTTACCAATAAGGTGAGGTTTGTTTCTGTAGGCAGTATGGCCGGCGATCTGATCCAGTTGTCGGCTGCTAATTTAAGAATTGTAGATCTGCAGCTCACAGGCTCTGGCCTGGGCAGCTGGAGCAAAGAACAGGTTGGACTGTTATTTACTGAAATATTGCCCCAAATGTTTCAGCTAGCAGCAGATGGTAAATTGAAGGTAGAAACTATCGAGGTTAAGCTAGCAGATATTTCTGGTCTTTGGAACCTTGAGGTTGCGGACGGTAAACGTTTAGTGGTAATTATTTAG
- a CDS encoding Crp/Fnr family transcriptional regulator: MLFHFKDKFPQLNPYWDKYLEFQERIEVPAKTILLEEGKISNHYFYVEKGCVRAALNKQGDDKTVQFFFEKEGLTSLESFLKNTPSLFTIETIEPSVIYLLHKTKIKALMTELYEVPGFADIILNILAERQMHYMNEFVSFIRDTPEERYQKLLQERPHIVQRVPQHYIASYLGVTRVHLSRIKSALLKKGNR, translated from the coding sequence ATGCTTTTCCATTTTAAAGATAAATTTCCTCAGTTAAATCCTTATTGGGATAAATATCTGGAATTTCAGGAACGCATTGAGGTTCCTGCGAAAACCATCTTATTGGAAGAGGGTAAAATATCGAATCATTATTTTTATGTAGAAAAAGGTTGTGTACGTGCCGCGTTAAATAAACAGGGAGATGATAAAACTGTTCAGTTTTTCTTTGAAAAAGAAGGCTTAACTTCTTTGGAAAGTTTTCTGAAAAATACACCCAGCCTGTTCACCATCGAAACGATCGAGCCTTCGGTTATTTATTTGCTGCATAAAACAAAAATAAAAGCCTTGATGACTGAGCTGTATGAAGTGCCAGGATTTGCGGATATTATCTTAAATATTCTGGCTGAGAGGCAGATGCATTATATGAATGAATTTGTATCCTTCATCAGAGATACGCCCGAAGAACGTTATCAAAAGCTCTTACAGGAAAGGCCTCATATTGTACAGCGTGTTCCTCAACACTATATTGCCTCTTATCTGGGGGTAACACGTGTACACTTAAGCCGTATAAAAAGCGCGCTTCTTAAAAAAGGCAATCGGTAA
- a CDS encoding ABC transporter ATP-binding protein: MKILLKYLRPHRNLIILSLLLAAAAQLLSLLDPIIFGKIIDDYSTNKHHLSEHQLISEVFYWLLIALAIALVARLCRSIQEFTTRKAVARFGMNIFNDGLKQTLRLSFQEFEESRSGTTLSVLQKVKTDAERFINAFINILFSSLVGIGFLLWYSLNKNWLLVPVFFIGVLVLGSLTGLLSKKIKAIQRSINRQADKQAGVITESLRNIELVKSLGLTFAEIRRLNVQTLKIFDLEMLKARKVSTLSFLQGNLLNLLKQSVLFILLWLIFRKILSTGELIAMQFISTAIFTPLQDLGNMIILYREADASLKTFDNLMQKPIETRPDNAVELDALNRLEFKNVVFRHKTAGYNAIDDISFEIQNGETVAFVGPSGSGKSTLVKLLVGLYLPVDGEILFNETSSKRIRYNPLRRQIGFVTQDTQLYAGSIRENMCFVNPTASEEEIVEALRKASATALIAKAAQGIDTVLGENGMKLSGGEKQRISIARALLRKPRLLIFDEATSALDSLTEEEISATIREISDRREQMTILIAHRLSTIMHADKIYVLEKGKVSETGSHLELLEKKGLYYSMWRQQIGERR, encoded by the coding sequence ATGAAAATACTTTTAAAATACTTGAGGCCGCACCGGAATCTCATTATACTATCGCTGTTACTGGCCGCTGCAGCACAGCTTTTAAGCCTGCTCGATCCCATTATCTTTGGAAAGATTATAGACGATTATTCTACCAACAAACATCATTTAAGCGAACACCAACTTATTAGTGAAGTTTTCTACTGGCTGCTCATTGCGCTAGCCATTGCATTGGTGGCCAGGCTTTGCCGCTCCATACAGGAATTTACGACCAGGAAGGCTGTGGCTCGTTTTGGCATGAATATTTTTAATGATGGCCTCAAACAAACGCTCCGCCTCTCGTTTCAGGAATTTGAAGAAAGCCGCAGCGGAACAACGTTGTCGGTGCTTCAAAAGGTAAAAACAGATGCAGAACGTTTTATCAATGCATTTATCAATATCCTTTTTTCATCGCTGGTGGGAATTGGTTTCTTATTGTGGTACAGCCTGAACAAGAACTGGCTTTTGGTACCTGTATTTTTTATTGGGGTATTGGTACTGGGCTCTCTAACCGGCCTGCTCTCTAAAAAAATAAAAGCTATCCAACGGTCTATTAACCGACAGGCTGATAAACAGGCCGGCGTAATTACCGAAAGCCTGCGCAACATCGAATTGGTAAAAAGCTTGGGCTTAACCTTTGCCGAGATCAGAAGATTGAATGTACAGACCCTGAAAATTTTTGATCTTGAAATGTTAAAAGCCCGGAAAGTGAGCACACTTTCTTTTTTACAGGGCAATCTGCTCAACTTGCTAAAACAATCGGTGCTTTTTATCCTGTTATGGCTGATTTTCAGAAAAATATTGAGTACAGGAGAACTGATTGCAATGCAATTTATCTCCACGGCAATCTTTACGCCGCTTCAGGATCTGGGCAACATGATCATTCTGTACCGGGAAGCAGATGCCTCGCTTAAAACATTCGACAACCTGATGCAAAAACCGATAGAAACCCGTCCGGATAATGCCGTAGAGCTTGATGCACTTAACAGGCTAGAATTCAAAAATGTAGTTTTCAGACATAAAACTGCTGGTTACAATGCTATTGATGATATTTCCTTCGAAATCCAAAATGGTGAGACTGTGGCATTTGTAGGTCCTTCGGGTTCTGGTAAATCTACCCTTGTTAAATTATTAGTAGGACTCTACCTTCCGGTTGATGGTGAAATCCTCTTCAACGAGACCAGTTCCAAACGCATACGTTACAATCCATTAAGGAGACAGATCGGTTTCGTTACACAGGATACCCAGCTTTATGCAGGTTCAATTAGGGAAAACATGTGTTTTGTTAATCCTACAGCAAGCGAAGAAGAGATCGTGGAAGCATTACGAAAGGCCTCAGCTACAGCACTTATTGCTAAAGCTGCACAGGGAATTGATACCGTGTTGGGTGAAAATGGGATGAAGTTATCTGGGGGCGAAAAACAGCGGATCTCTATCGCAAGGGCCTTATTGCGAAAACCAAGGTTGTTGATCTTTGATGAGGCTACCTCGGCACTAGATTCGCTTACCGAAGAAGAAATATCGGCAACCATTCGCGAAATCTCTGATAGAAGAGAGCAAATGACCATCCTCATTGCCCACAGACTATCGACCATTATGCATGCCGATAAGATCTATGTGCTGGAAAAAGGAAAGGTATCTGAAACGGGCAGCCACTTAGAACTTCTCGAAAAGAAAGGCTTGTATTATTCCATGTGGCGGCAGCAGATTGGGGAACGAAGGTAA
- a CDS encoding peroxiredoxin-like family protein, protein MKRIILFTAVAVVLSLQTKAQKGLKEGDKAPMFSGMDQNGKTVSLKSALKAHRSVVLFFYRGQWCPYCNKHIKELQDSLSLLSGKDAYVVGVTPETKENIDKTIKKTSAGFSILQDKDDAIMKAYNVNFMMDEATFTKYKGYGINLEDNNGNARHTLPVPATYIIDRSGKIKYVHFDPNYQKRASVKLLLSKL, encoded by the coding sequence ATGAAAAGAATTATCTTATTTACAGCGGTAGCTGTTGTATTATCGCTGCAAACAAAAGCACAAAAGGGTTTAAAAGAAGGTGATAAAGCACCTATGTTTAGTGGAATGGATCAGAACGGTAAAACTGTGAGTTTGAAAAGTGCACTTAAAGCGCATCGTTCTGTGGTATTGTTTTTTTATCGTGGCCAATGGTGCCCTTATTGTAACAAACACATTAAAGAGCTTCAGGATTCTCTAAGCTTATTAAGTGGAAAAGATGCTTATGTGGTCGGAGTTACACCCGAAACGAAAGAAAATATCGACAAAACAATCAAAAAAACCAGCGCTGGTTTTTCTATCCTTCAGGATAAAGACGACGCGATTATGAAAGCCTACAACGTTAATTTTATGATGGATGAAGCTACTTTTACCAAATATAAAGGCTATGGGATAAATTTAGAGGATAATAACGGTAATGCACGTCATACTTTACCCGTTCCTGCAACCTATATTATCGATCGTTCTGGTAAAATTAAATATGTTCATTTCGATCCCAACTATCAAAAGAGAGCCTCGGTAAAACTTTTACTTTCGAAACTTTAG
- a CDS encoding zf-HC2 domain-containing protein → MTSALKNIIYNCKQATFLIEKRIAGKITAAEKLQLHVHLRGCSVCKIYQQQSILINKVFVGFENSDFKLDETFKKTLKDKIEKEMNKN, encoded by the coding sequence ATGACGAGCGCGCTAAAAAATATAATCTATAATTGTAAACAGGCTACTTTTTTGATCGAAAAAAGAATCGCCGGAAAAATTACGGCTGCCGAAAAACTACAATTGCATGTACATTTGAGAGGTTGTTCGGTATGCAAAATTTATCAGCAGCAGAGTATATTGATTAATAAGGTGTTTGTAGGCTTTGAAAACAGCGATTTTAAACTTGATGAGACCTTTAAAAAAACATTAAAAGATAAGATTGAAAAAGAAATGAATAAAAATTAA
- a CDS encoding sigma-70 family RNA polymerase sigma factor — protein sequence MQNETDKGLTAKGLHSDPISWVEKYADYLYGFAMSRLRDEDVAKDLVQDTFLAGLQRLDRFEGNSEEKTWLTAILKNKIADFYRKQSANGLRDLKLTDAEGELRESFDTESGHWNEKYRPQAFGLEVGNPLLVKELGGILNECLAKLPGLWFSVFSMKHMDDLTSEMICTELKLTAANFWVIMHRTKLNLRACLQKNWN from the coding sequence ATGCAAAACGAAACGGACAAAGGCCTTACAGCCAAAGGTCTTCACTCAGATCCGATTAGCTGGGTAGAAAAATATGCCGATTATCTCTATGGTTTTGCAATGTCGAGATTAAGAGATGAGGATGTGGCCAAAGATTTGGTTCAAGATACCTTTTTGGCAGGATTGCAGCGTTTAGACCGTTTTGAAGGAAATAGTGAGGAAAAAACATGGTTAACCGCCATCCTTAAAAATAAGATTGCTGATTTTTACCGAAAACAATCTGCTAACGGGCTAAGAGATTTGAAGCTAACAGATGCCGAAGGCGAGCTGCGGGAATCCTTTGACACCGAATCCGGGCACTGGAATGAAAAATACCGTCCACAGGCTTTCGGTTTGGAGGTAGGTAATCCTTTGCTGGTGAAAGAGTTGGGTGGTATATTAAACGAATGTCTGGCCAAACTCCCCGGATTATGGTTTTCGGTATTCTCAATGAAACATATGGACGATCTGACTTCAGAAATGATCTGTACCGAACTTAAACTTACTGCGGCTAATTTCTGGGTAATTATGCACCGCACAAAACTTAACCTGAGGGCATGCCTTCAAAAAAACTGGAACTGA